A genome region from Methanofastidiosum sp. includes the following:
- a CDS encoding rhomboid family intramembrane serine protease translates to MDRNKQLEYCKKCTKQKFDPKQGIICGLTNQKSDFENECEFFEIDKAIIVAETEKNKTEKKSNVSFGFSPKQIDNFPISDLNKKQLSVIAFETAKKLNWNIGFISESGFIAYTKFSMSSWSEEIQVKIEVGNINVKSECTGNQFIDWGKNRKNIDSFFETFKKTKEEIDKSSLEERYSELSKEFVSADDDIINPPLNKKEKVSGFFSLLYPTDGYFITPIIVILNILLFAVMAIAGVHLILPSNESLLLWGANFRPATIDGELWRLFTSTFIHIGIFHLLMNMYALVYIGLLLEPYLGKSRFLSAYLIAGISGSVASIFWNELTISAGASGAIFGMYGVFIALLTTKLIEKSARKSLLISIGVFVFYNLINGLKGGIDNAAHIGGLISGLIIGYSSYPSLIKPNKILKPITIGILVLVFSIGSFAIVKNTTSDIGKYDADMQIFVRLEEKALGLYRMPRFSSDAELLNELQNNGIKNWEECLKVLEKIESYELPSIICIRNERLREYCELRIKSYRTIQKAITENTDKYDSEISNYNMEIEKIIEELTNPK, encoded by the coding sequence ATGGATAGAAACAAACAATTAGAGTACTGTAAAAAATGTACTAAACAGAAATTTGACCCGAAGCAAGGTATTATTTGTGGTTTGACAAATCAAAAGTCAGATTTTGAAAATGAATGCGAGTTTTTTGAAATCGACAAAGCAATAATTGTAGCTGAAACTGAAAAAAATAAAACTGAAAAGAAAAGTAATGTATCATTTGGATTCTCACCTAAACAAATTGATAATTTCCCTATTTCAGATTTAAATAAAAAGCAATTATCTGTAATAGCATTTGAAACAGCTAAGAAATTAAACTGGAATATTGGATTTATAAGCGAATCTGGATTTATCGCTTATACAAAATTCTCAATGAGTTCTTGGAGTGAAGAAATACAAGTAAAAATTGAAGTTGGGAATATTAATGTAAAGAGTGAATGTACAGGAAATCAATTTATTGATTGGGGTAAGAATAGAAAAAATATAGATTCTTTTTTTGAAACTTTTAAAAAGACAAAAGAAGAAATTGATAAATCAAGTCTTGAAGAGCGATATTCCGAGTTGTCGAAGGAATTTGTTAGTGCTGATGACGATATCATTAATCCACCTTTAAATAAAAAAGAAAAAGTTTCAGGATTTTTTTCTCTTTTATATCCTACAGACGGCTATTTCATTACTCCGATAATTGTAATACTAAACATTTTACTTTTTGCTGTGATGGCAATAGCTGGGGTGCATTTGATTTTGCCCTCAAATGAAAGCTTGCTTCTATGGGGAGCAAATTTTAGACCAGCAACTATAGACGGTGAATTGTGGAGATTATTTACTAGTACATTTATTCATATTGGAATATTTCATTTATTAATGAATATGTATGCACTTGTCTACATCGGTTTACTGCTTGAGCCATACTTAGGAAAATCAAGATTTTTAAGTGCATATTTAATTGCAGGAATATCAGGTAGTGTTGCGAGTATATTTTGGAATGAATTAACAATTAGTGCAGGTGCATCAGGAGCCATATTTGGAATGTACGGAGTATTTATAGCTTTACTAACGACCAAGTTAATTGAAAAATCCGCTAGAAAATCTCTTTTAATTAGCATTGGAGTTTTTGTTTTCTACAATTTAATAAATGGCTTAAAAGGAGGCATTGATAATGCAGCTCACATAGGAGGATTAATTAGTGGCTTAATAATAGGTTACTCATCCTATCCAAGTTTAATTAAGCCGAATAAAATACTCAAACCAATAACTATCGGAATTTTAGTTTTAGTTTTCTCAATTGGTTCTTTTGCAATTGTAAAAAACACAACAAGTGACATTGGAAAATATGATGCTGATATGCAAATATTTGTGAGACTCGAAGAAAAGGCACTTGGACTTTATAGAATGCCAAGGTTTTCTTCAGACGCAGAACTTCTTAATGAATTACAAAATAATGGCATTAAGAATTGGGAAGAATGTCTAAAAGTGTTAGAAAAGATTGAATCATATGAATTACCTTCTATTATTTGTATAAGAAATGAACGACTAAGAGAATACTGTGAGTTAAGAATAAAAAGTTACAGAACCATTCAAAAAGCAATAACCGAAAATACAGACAAGTATGATAGTGAAATATCTAACTACAATATGGAAATTGAGAAAATAATTGAAGAATTAACAAATCCGAAATAA
- a CDS encoding energy transducer TonB, which translates to MTIILGIIIYSAFGQTELKRIKIKDKEKSVVETYYVLKNDRNIKNGEYSRFVNNKKVTTGQYANNKKTGIWTYYDTDNSVDLKYDYDKDSVIFVNIQNDTSELDRPTIYLGSLYEARYTIMTNLRYPEVAVVNGKSGRILIDIFINKEGDVYDYKVQKSVYPALDNEALRVVKLIPQKWLPSIKSGEPIESKYTFPVIFVLQ; encoded by the coding sequence ATGACAATTATTCTTGGGATAATTATATATTCCGCATTTGGTCAAACTGAATTAAAAAGAATAAAGATAAAAGATAAAGAAAAATCTGTTGTAGAAACATATTATGTGTTAAAAAATGACAGGAATATCAAAAATGGTGAATATTCAAGATTTGTAAATAATAAAAAAGTAACAACCGGACAATATGCCAATAATAAAAAAACAGGTATCTGGACTTATTACGACACTGATAATTCTGTTGATTTAAAATATGATTACGATAAAGATTCTGTTATATTTGTTAACATACAGAATGATACGTCTGAACTAGATAGGCCTACAATTTATTTAGGTAGTTTATATGAAGCTAGATATACCATAATGACCAACTTACGATATCCAGAAGTAGCAGTAGTAAATGGGAAATCAGGTCGAATTCTGATTGATATTTTTATAAATAAAGAAGGAGATGTTTATGATTATAAAGTTCAAAAAAGCGTATATCCCGCTTTAGATAATGAAGCATTAAGAGTAGTTAAATTAATTCCACAAAAATGGTTACCTTCTATTAAAAGTGGAGAACCAATTGAATCCAAGTATACATTTCCCGTTATTTTTGTATTACAATAA